The following proteins come from a genomic window of Pseudomonas cichorii:
- the yccS gene encoding YccS family putative transporter: MASKSLRHTLRRLWALDKFSYSVRVFIALTGSMALCWYQNEMGLLIPLFLGIIACALAETDDSWQGRLNALAVTLVCFSIAALAVELLFPYPWLFVCAMALASFCLTMLGALGERYGAIAYGTLILSVYTMIGVDQRGGEVLDFWHEPMLLVAGAAWYGLLSVLWQMLFSNQPVQQALARLFRELGLYLKLKSTLFEPIRTLDVEERRLELAKQNGRVVAALNSTKEIILHRVGNGRPGSKVSRYLKLYFIAQDIHERASSSHYPYNSLAEAFFHSDVLFRCQRLLRQQGVACQALSESIQLRQPFVYDPSFAEAMEDLRASLEHLRIQSNPAWRSLLRSLRALAANLETLDRLISDASNPDALADATDSSLLDRSPRNLKDVWTRLRLQMTPTSLLFRHALRLPLALSVGYAMVHLIHPSQGYWIILTTVFVCQPSYGATRRKLVQRIIGTALGLTAGWALFELVTTPVLQSMCAVLAGVVFFVNRTTRYTLSTAAITVMVLFCFNQVGDGYGLFLPRLFDTLLGSLIAGLAVFLFLPDWQGRKLNKVLANTLSCNSIYLRQIMQQYAKGKSDDLAYRLARRNAHNADAALSTTLANMLMEPGHFRKEADVGFRFLVLSHTLLSYLSGLGAHRDTQLPGDVHEQLIDGAGAALAASIDEIAQSLAEKKPVAVQNDAEEELATQLEQMPDELDESQRLVQTQLALIYRQLAPLRTLAAHLIKGPQASDRAA; this comes from the coding sequence ATGGCATCAAAATCTCTGCGTCATACACTCCGTCGGTTATGGGCACTGGACAAGTTCAGCTATAGCGTACGGGTCTTTATCGCACTGACCGGCAGCATGGCGCTGTGCTGGTATCAAAATGAGATGGGCTTGCTGATCCCGCTGTTCCTGGGGATTATCGCCTGCGCCCTGGCCGAGACCGATGACAGCTGGCAAGGCCGCCTCAATGCCCTGGCCGTGACGCTGGTGTGCTTCAGCATCGCCGCGCTGGCCGTGGAACTCCTGTTTCCCTATCCCTGGCTGTTCGTTTGCGCGATGGCACTGGCCAGTTTCTGCCTGACCATGCTCGGGGCGCTGGGCGAGCGCTACGGTGCGATTGCCTACGGCACCCTGATTCTCTCGGTCTACACCATGATTGGCGTGGACCAGCGCGGCGGCGAAGTCCTGGACTTCTGGCATGAACCGATGCTGCTGGTGGCAGGTGCAGCCTGGTACGGCCTGTTGTCGGTACTGTGGCAGATGCTGTTTTCCAACCAGCCGGTGCAGCAGGCGCTGGCGCGGCTGTTTCGCGAGCTGGGGCTGTACCTCAAGCTCAAGTCGACCCTGTTCGAGCCGATTCGTACCCTGGATGTAGAAGAGCGGCGCCTAGAGCTGGCCAAGCAGAACGGCCGGGTGGTTGCGGCGCTGAACAGCACCAAGGAAATCATTTTGCACCGCGTCGGCAATGGTCGGCCCGGCTCGAAAGTCAGCCGTTATCTGAAGCTGTACTTCATTGCCCAGGACATTCACGAACGCGCCAGCTCATCGCATTACCCGTACAACTCGCTGGCCGAAGCGTTTTTCCATAGCGACGTGCTGTTCCGCTGCCAGCGCCTGCTGCGCCAGCAGGGCGTGGCCTGTCAGGCGTTGTCCGAATCCATTCAACTGCGTCAGCCGTTTGTCTACGACCCGAGCTTTGCCGAGGCGATGGAAGATCTGCGCGCCTCGCTCGAACATCTGCGCATCCAGAGCAATCCGGCCTGGCGCAGCCTGTTGCGCTCCTTGCGGGCACTGGCGGCCAATCTTGAAACCCTGGATCGTCTGATCAGCGACGCCAGCAACCCGGATGCCTTGGCCGACGCGACCGACAGCAGCCTGCTGGACCGTTCGCCGCGCAATCTCAAGGACGTCTGGACGCGCCTGCGCCTGCAGATGACGCCGACTTCGCTGCTGTTCCGCCACGCCTTGCGCCTGCCACTGGCCTTGTCGGTGGGTTATGCCATGGTGCATCTGATCCATCCGTCCCAAGGCTACTGGATCATCCTGACCACGGTTTTCGTTTGCCAGCCAAGCTACGGCGCAACCCGACGCAAGCTGGTACAGCGGATCATCGGCACAGCCCTTGGCCTGACCGCAGGCTGGGCGCTGTTCGAGCTGGTCACCACTCCGGTCCTGCAATCGATGTGTGCGGTGCTGGCTGGCGTGGTGTTCTTCGTCAACCGTACGACGCGCTACACCCTGTCGACCGCTGCGATCACGGTGATGGTGCTGTTCTGTTTCAATCAGGTGGGCGATGGCTACGGCCTGTTCCTGCCACGCCTGTTCGATACCCTGCTGGGCAGCCTGATTGCCGGGCTGGCGGTCTTCCTGTTCCTGCCGGACTGGCAAGGACGCAAGCTGAACAAAGTCCTGGCCAATACCCTGAGCTGCAACAGCATTTACCTGCGCCAGATCATGCAGCAATACGCCAAGGGCAAGAGCGACGACCTGGCTTATCGTCTGGCACGGCGCAATGCGCACAATGCCGATGCGGCGCTTTCGACGACGCTGGCGAACATGCTGATGGAGCCCGGGCATTTCCGCAAAGAGGCAGATGTGGGCTTTCGCTTTCTGGTGCTGTCGCACACGCTGCTGAGTTATCTGTCCGGGCTGGGCGCGCATCGCGACACGCAACTTCCCGGCGATGTCCACGAGCAGCTTATCGATGGCGCGGGCGCGGCACTGGCGGCCAGCATCGATGAAATCGCCCAGAGCCTGGCGGAAAAGAAACCGGTTGCCGTACAGAACGACGCAGAAGAGGAACTGGCCACTCAACTGGAACAGATGCCCGACGAACTGGACGAAAGCCAGCGACTGGTGCAGACGCAACTGGCCTTGATCTATCGTCAGTTGGCACCGTTACGTACGTTGGCAGCGCATCTGATCAAGGGGCCACAGGCATCAGACCGTGCAGCCTGA
- a CDS encoding TldD/PmbA family protein: MFDFSAQLKQRFAALQSDAQFFSVRYVRRTSQHLSVRKNVAEPPSLGSDEGAMLTVRLNGVETYAATNDISQRGLQSALQQAEALARRLAPHSLLDLTEQAVSTARADYLSPNLSNAFPSLSDCIDLLMAESKSVPRDERLVNWQVGLGLENVEQIYLNSAGAEIRQAQRFVFPGLTVTAYDGRDSQTRSLGRDNFGQQGGAEIISNCGLIGAAAQVADQALQLILAPNTPTGPRDLLLMPDQMILQIHESIGHPLELDRILGDERNYAGTSFVKASDFGTLQYGSSLLNVTFDPEIPEQLASYGHDDDGTAASKQFLIRDGLLQRPLGGALSQYRSGLPGVANSRACNWNRPPIDRMANLNIEPGDQSLDQLIGNIEHGILMSTNRSWSIDDARNKFQFGCEWGQLIENGELKGVVKNPNYRAISAQFWRNLSAVGDASTFKVLGTPNCGKGEPNQVVRVGHASPACVFANVDVFGGDA; this comes from the coding sequence ATGTTCGATTTCTCCGCTCAGCTCAAGCAGCGGTTCGCCGCACTGCAGAGCGATGCGCAATTCTTTTCCGTACGTTATGTCCGCAGAACCAGCCAGCACCTGAGCGTACGCAAGAACGTGGCCGAGCCGCCATCGCTGGGCAGCGATGAAGGGGCGATGCTGACGGTGCGCCTCAACGGCGTTGAAACCTACGCCGCCACCAACGATATTTCCCAACGTGGCCTGCAGTCCGCCTTGCAACAGGCCGAAGCACTGGCGCGGCGTCTGGCCCCGCACTCGCTGCTGGACCTGACCGAACAGGCTGTCTCGACGGCACGCGCCGATTACCTGTCGCCCAACCTGAGCAATGCCTTCCCGAGCCTGAGCGATTGCATTGATCTGCTGATGGCCGAGTCGAAGTCAGTCCCCAGAGACGAGCGTCTGGTGAACTGGCAGGTCGGCCTGGGCCTGGAAAACGTCGAACAGATCTATCTCAACAGCGCAGGTGCCGAGATTCGTCAGGCACAGCGTTTTGTCTTCCCGGGCCTGACCGTGACCGCCTATGACGGGCGTGACAGCCAGACCCGCAGCCTGGGCCGCGATAACTTCGGCCAGCAGGGCGGCGCAGAGATCATCAGCAATTGCGGACTGATCGGCGCAGCCGCACAGGTTGCCGATCAGGCACTGCAATTGATCCTGGCCCCCAACACGCCCACAGGTCCCCGCGATCTGCTGTTGATGCCGGACCAGATGATTCTGCAGATCCACGAATCCATAGGCCATCCGCTGGAACTGGACCGGATTCTGGGTGACGAGCGCAATTACGCCGGCACCAGCTTCGTCAAGGCATCGGACTTCGGCACGCTGCAATACGGCTCCAGTCTGCTCAACGTGACTTTCGATCCCGAGATTCCCGAGCAACTGGCCAGCTACGGGCATGACGACGATGGCACAGCCGCAAGCAAGCAATTCCTGATTCGCGATGGCCTGTTGCAGCGGCCATTGGGCGGTGCGCTGTCGCAATACCGCTCCGGTCTGCCGGGCGTCGCCAACAGCCGCGCCTGCAACTGGAACCGTCCGCCCATCGACCGCATGGCCAACCTGAATATCGAACCGGGTGACCAGTCGCTGGATCAACTGATCGGCAATATCGAGCACGGCATCCTGATGTCCACCAACCGCTCGTGGTCCATCGACGATGCGCGCAACAAATTCCAGTTCGGTTGCGAGTGGGGCCAGTTGATCGAAAACGGCGAGCTCAAGGGCGTGGTCAAGAACCCCAACTATCGAGCGATTTCCGCGCAGTTCTGGCGCAACCTCAGCGCGGTCGGCGACGCCAGCACCTTCAAGGTCCTGGGCACGCCCAATTGCGGGAAAGGCGAACCCAATCAGGTGGTGCGTGTCGGTCACGCTTCCCCAGCCTGTGTGTTCGCCAATGTGGATGTATTTGGAGGTGATGCCTGA
- a CDS encoding BaiN/RdsA family NAD(P)/FAD-dependent oxidoreductase encodes MPVTDVVIIGAGAAGLMCALTAAGRGRKVMLIDHANKPGKKILMSGGGRCNFTNIYTEPGNFLSQNPHFCKSALARYTQWDFIEMVAKHGVPYHEKKLGQLFCDNKSSDILEMLLEECRQAGASLHMDTSVQQIEKTETGYRLETTLGTLSCESLVIATGGLSIPTLGATGFGYQIGKQFGHRLLPTRAGLVPFTITDQLKELCSELSGTSVDCLVSCNDTSFRENILFTHRGLSGPAILQISSFWQPGDSVEINLLPDHDVPGWLAKQQAERPNSELKTLLGEIFTKKMANLLAEHWFASKPMKQYTHAELADIAEKLASWRVVPAGTEGYRTAEVTLGGIDTREVSSKTMESLKSPGLYFVGEVLDVSGHLGGFNFQWAWASAYAAAQYV; translated from the coding sequence GTGCCCGTTACTGACGTTGTAATCATTGGCGCTGGCGCCGCAGGTTTGATGTGTGCGCTCACCGCCGCAGGTCGTGGCCGCAAGGTGATGCTGATCGATCACGCCAACAAGCCGGGCAAGAAGATCCTCATGTCCGGTGGCGGGCGCTGCAACTTCACCAACATCTACACGGAGCCGGGCAATTTCCTGTCGCAGAACCCACACTTCTGCAAATCGGCCCTGGCCCGCTATACCCAGTGGGACTTCATCGAGATGGTCGCCAAACATGGCGTGCCTTATCACGAGAAGAAGCTGGGCCAGCTATTCTGCGATAACAAGTCCAGCGACATCCTGGAAATGCTGCTCGAAGAGTGCCGACAGGCCGGTGCCAGTCTGCACATGGACACTTCCGTGCAGCAGATCGAAAAGACTGAAACCGGCTACCGCCTGGAAACCACCCTTGGCACCTTGAGCTGCGAGTCGTTGGTGATCGCCACGGGCGGCCTGTCGATTCCGACGCTGGGTGCCACAGGTTTCGGTTATCAGATCGGCAAGCAATTTGGCCACAGGCTGCTGCCGACTCGCGCCGGGCTGGTGCCGTTCACCATCACCGACCAGCTCAAGGAGTTGTGCAGCGAGCTGTCGGGGACGTCAGTGGACTGTCTGGTCAGTTGCAATGACACAAGCTTTCGCGAAAACATCCTGTTTACCCACCGCGGCCTCAGTGGTCCGGCAATCCTGCAGATCTCGTCGTTCTGGCAACCGGGTGACAGTGTGGAAATCAACCTGCTGCCCGATCACGACGTCCCGGGCTGGCTGGCCAAGCAGCAGGCAGAACGCCCGAACAGCGAACTGAAAACCCTGCTGGGGGAAATCTTCACCAAGAAGATGGCCAACCTGCTGGCCGAACACTGGTTCGCTTCAAAACCCATGAAGCAGTACACCCACGCCGAACTGGCCGACATCGCCGAAAAACTGGCGAGCTGGCGGGTCGTGCCGGCGGGCACCGAAGGCTATCGCACGGCCGAGGTTACGTTGGGCGGCATCGATACCCGTGAAGTGTCTTCCAAGACCATGGAATCACTGAAATCACCAGGGCTGTATTTCGTGGGTGAGGTGCTGGATGTGAGCGGCCATCTGGGCGGTTTCAATTTCCAGTGGGCCTGGGCATCGGCCTATGCGGCGGCACAATACGTCTGA
- a CDS encoding GNAT family N-acetyltransferase codes for MPIKWICKHHTDLSIEQLYAALKLRAEVFVVEQQCVYQDVDGLDLTGDTCHLMAWQDGKLVAYLRLLDPIQQGGDVTIGRVVTAPSIRNKGMGHELMVQALEHAEKKWPDQPIYLSAQAHLQGYYSRYGFNAVGEEYLEDDIPHIGMRRDLE; via the coding sequence ATGCCTATCAAATGGATCTGCAAACACCATACCGACCTGAGTATCGAACAGCTTTACGCTGCTCTGAAACTGCGTGCCGAGGTTTTCGTGGTCGAGCAGCAGTGCGTGTATCAGGATGTGGACGGGCTGGACCTGACAGGTGACACCTGCCATTTGATGGCCTGGCAAGACGGCAAGCTGGTGGCTTACCTGCGCTTGCTGGACCCGATCCAGCAAGGCGGCGATGTCACCATTGGCCGCGTGGTGACCGCGCCATCGATTCGCAACAAGGGCATGGGCCACGAGCTGATGGTCCAGGCGCTGGAACACGCCGAAAAGAAATGGCCCGACCAGCCCATCTATCTGTCGGCCCAGGCTCATCTTCAGGGTTACTACAGCCGTTACGGCTTCAACGCCGTAGGCGAGGAGTATCTGGAGGACGACATCCCGCACATCGGCATGCGCCGCGACCTCGAATAA
- the dbpA gene encoding ATP-dependent RNA helicase DbpA, protein MTNTAFNTLPLSAAMLANLESLGYAQMTPIQAQSLPVILKGMDLIAQAKTGSGKTAAFGIGLLNPINPRFFGCQALVMCPTRELADQVAKEIRRLARSEDNIKVLTLCGGVPFGPQIGSLEHGAHIIVGTPGRIQQHLRKGSLVLDGLNTLILDEADRMLDMGFYDAIADIIEQTPQRRQTLLFSATYPVGIKQLASKFMRDPQTVKVEALHADSQIEQIFYEISPEQRLEAVVKVLGHFRPTSCVAFCFTKQQVQEVVDHLTAKGMSAVGLHGDLEQRDRDQVLAMFANRSTSVLVATDVAARGLDIDALDMVINVELARDSEIHIHRVGRTGRAGETGIAVSLVAPSESQRARAIEELQKAPLNWQQYDNLSVKEGGKLLPAMTTLCIGSGRKDKLRPGDILGALTGEAGVPGAQVGKIAIFDFQAYVAVERSIAKQALERLNNGKIKGKSLRVRIL, encoded by the coding sequence GTGACTAACACCGCTTTCAACACTTTGCCCCTGTCCGCCGCCATGCTGGCTAACCTGGAGTCGCTTGGTTACGCCCAGATGACGCCGATTCAGGCGCAAAGCCTGCCGGTGATTCTCAAGGGCATGGACCTGATCGCTCAGGCCAAGACCGGCAGCGGCAAGACCGCCGCCTTTGGTATCGGTCTGCTGAACCCGATCAACCCGCGCTTCTTCGGTTGCCAGGCTCTGGTGATGTGCCCGACCCGCGAACTGGCCGATCAGGTGGCCAAGGAAATTCGTCGTCTGGCCCGCTCCGAAGACAACATCAAGGTGCTGACCCTGTGCGGCGGCGTGCCTTTTGGGCCGCAGATCGGCTCGCTGGAGCATGGCGCGCACATCATCGTCGGCACGCCGGGCCGTATCCAGCAGCACCTGCGCAAGGGCTCGCTGGTACTGGATGGGCTGAACACGCTGATTCTCGATGAAGCGGACCGCATGCTGGACATGGGTTTCTACGACGCCATCGCCGACATCATCGAGCAGACTCCGCAACGTCGCCAGACCCTGCTGTTCTCGGCCACCTACCCGGTCGGCATCAAGCAACTGGCTTCAAAATTCATGCGCGATCCGCAGACCGTCAAGGTCGAGGCACTGCATGCCGACAGCCAGATCGAGCAGATTTTCTACGAAATCTCTCCGGAGCAACGTCTGGAAGCCGTGGTCAAGGTGCTTGGCCATTTCCGTCCGACGTCCTGCGTCGCGTTCTGCTTCACCAAGCAGCAGGTTCAGGAAGTGGTCGATCACCTGACCGCCAAGGGCATGTCCGCCGTGGGCCTGCATGGCGACCTGGAGCAGCGTGACCGTGACCAGGTGCTGGCGATGTTCGCCAACCGCAGCACTTCGGTGCTGGTGGCCACTGACGTAGCGGCCCGAGGTCTGGATATCGATGCGCTGGACATGGTCATCAACGTCGAGCTGGCCCGGGATTCGGAAATCCACATCCACCGCGTCGGTCGTACCGGTCGTGCGGGTGAAACAGGTATCGCGGTCAGCCTTGTAGCCCCTTCGGAAAGCCAGCGTGCCCGGGCTATCGAAGAGTTGCAGAAAGCGCCCCTGAACTGGCAGCAATACGACAACCTGAGCGTCAAGGAAGGCGGCAAGCTGCTGCCAGCCATGACGACTCTGTGCATCGGTTCCGGCCGCAAGGACAAGCTGCGTCCGGGCGATATTCTGGGTGCATTGACGGGCGAGGCCGGTGTTCCGGGCGCGCAGGTCGGCAAGATCGCCATTTTCGACTTCCAGGCTTATGTGGCTGTCGAGCGCAGCATCGCCAAGCAGGCGCTGGAGCGTTTGAACAATGGCAAGATCAAGGGCAAGTCGTTGCGGGTTCGTATCTTGTAA
- a CDS encoding substrate-binding periplasmic protein, whose protein sequence is MSRLLQAVGLLGLLLIAQAGAGEKLRLVADAWPPFTDNTLLHDGLATDIVRTALQRAGYQTVYEQVPWARAMHGIAEGRNDVLINAWFNEERTRIGQFSAEYLVNRVRFLKRKDSNIDTSNLDQLHKYIIAVVRGYAYYPSFDNDQALRKVPVHSFSMAANMLAAGRVDLALEDEFVARYSLANEPDEVRNHVEFLPDSLTENSLHILVSLKNPRHAQIVAGFDREIAAMKADGTYDELLRLHGLMPVAP, encoded by the coding sequence ATGTCGCGACTGCTTCAAGCTGTTGGGTTGCTGGGGTTACTGCTGATCGCACAGGCTGGAGCAGGCGAGAAGTTGCGTCTGGTTGCCGATGCCTGGCCTCCCTTTACCGATAACACGTTGCTCCACGACGGTCTGGCGACGGATATCGTCAGAACCGCACTGCAGCGTGCCGGGTATCAGACGGTTTACGAGCAGGTGCCCTGGGCGCGGGCCATGCATGGCATCGCCGAGGGGCGCAATGATGTGCTGATCAATGCATGGTTCAATGAAGAACGCACCCGGATTGGTCAGTTTTCCGCCGAGTATCTGGTCAATCGGGTGCGCTTTCTCAAGCGCAAGGACTCGAATATCGATACCTCGAACCTCGATCAACTGCACAAGTACATCATTGCGGTGGTGCGTGGTTACGCCTATTACCCGTCGTTCGACAATGATCAGGCGTTACGCAAGGTCCCGGTCCACAGTTTTTCCATGGCGGCGAACATGCTGGCTGCAGGACGTGTCGATCTGGCACTGGAGGATGAGTTCGTGGCCCGTTACAGTCTGGCCAACGAGCCCGACGAAGTTCGCAATCACGTCGAGTTCCTGCCGGACTCACTCACCGAGAACAGCCTGCATATTCTGGTCAGCCTGAAGAACCCGAGGCATGCGCAAATCGTCGCCGGCTTTGATCGGGAAATCGCCGCCATGAAGGCTGATGGTACTTACGACGAGCTGCTCAGGCTGCACGGTCTGATGCCTGTGGCCCCTTGA
- the mdtD gene encoding multidrug transporter subunit MdtD, whose product MPHLDEKTLRWMPWVIAIAFFMQSLDGTILNTALPSMARSLEEDPLRMQSVVIAYMLTIALLIPASGWIADRFGIKRIFFSAILLFSFGSLLCALSNSLNMLVAARVIQGLGGALMLPIGRLIVLRAYPRSELVRIMGFITVPGLLGPLLGPSMGGWMVEYMSWHWIFLINIPVGLLGCYAVKHFIPDIPGGGRTRFDGTGFILFGASMVLITIALEGLGELHLPHMRVVLLLFAGLGCLAAYWLRAGHVEFPLFAPSLFRTRTFAVGILGNLFARLGSGALPFLVPLLLQIPLGYSPAQAGMSMLPLAAAGMFAKTVARRLIELLGYRTILTGNTLLLGILLATLALVDTQTPYWVLLVHLALLGAVNALQFTAMNTVTLIDLDDASTASGNSLLSVVAQLSLSLGVASAAALLGGFTDDVATGEVSSVLGAFQLTFLSVGVLAMFAAGIFLQLPAQEGKRLR is encoded by the coding sequence ATGCCACATCTGGACGAAAAAACCCTGCGCTGGATGCCTTGGGTCATCGCCATCGCCTTCTTCATGCAAAGTCTGGACGGCACGATTCTCAATACTGCTCTGCCGTCCATGGCACGTTCGCTGGAAGAAGATCCGCTGCGCATGCAGTCGGTGGTCATTGCCTACATGTTGACCATCGCCCTGCTGATTCCCGCTTCGGGCTGGATTGCCGATCGCTTCGGCATCAAACGCATCTTTTTCAGCGCCATCCTCTTGTTCAGCTTCGGCTCGTTGCTGTGCGCACTGTCCAACTCGCTGAACATGCTGGTGGCAGCACGGGTCATTCAGGGGCTTGGCGGTGCGTTGATGCTGCCTATCGGGCGCTTGATCGTATTACGCGCCTACCCACGCTCGGAGCTGGTGCGGATCATGGGGTTCATTACCGTGCCCGGCCTGTTGGGGCCGCTACTCGGGCCGAGCATGGGCGGCTGGATGGTCGAGTACATGAGCTGGCACTGGATCTTCCTGATCAATATTCCCGTGGGGTTGCTGGGCTGCTATGCGGTCAAGCATTTCATCCCGGATATCCCAGGCGGCGGACGCACACGCTTCGACGGCACAGGATTCATTCTGTTCGGGGCCTCGATGGTGCTGATCACCATTGCGCTGGAAGGCCTGGGCGAGCTGCACCTGCCGCACATGCGCGTGGTCTTGCTGCTGTTCGCCGGCCTGGGCTGTCTGGCGGCCTACTGGCTGCGGGCCGGGCATGTGGAGTTTCCACTCTTTGCACCGTCGTTGTTTCGCACCCGGACCTTTGCGGTGGGCATTCTGGGCAATCTGTTTGCGCGACTGGGCAGTGGCGCCCTGCCGTTTCTGGTGCCCTTGCTGCTGCAGATCCCGCTGGGTTATTCACCGGCGCAGGCCGGCATGAGCATGCTGCCGCTGGCCGCCGCCGGAATGTTCGCCAAAACCGTGGCCCGCAGGCTGATCGAACTGCTGGGGTATCGCACCATCCTGACCGGCAACACGTTGCTGTTGGGAATACTGCTGGCGACCCTGGCGCTGGTGGACACTCAAACCCCGTACTGGGTGCTGCTTGTCCATCTGGCCCTGCTGGGCGCAGTGAACGCCTTGCAGTTCACCGCCATGAACACCGTGACCCTGATCGACCTGGACGATGCCAGCACCGCCAGTGGCAACAGCCTGCTGTCGGTCGTCGCGCAATTGTCACTGAGCCTGGGCGTGGCATCCGCTGCCGCCCTGCTGGGCGGCTTTACCGATGACGTGGCCACGGGCGAAGTCAGCAGTGTACTGGGGGCATTCCAACTGACCTTCCTGAGCGTGGGAGTACTGGCGATGTTTGCAGCGGGGATATTTCTGCAATTGCCTGCGCAGGAGGGTAAGAGATTAAGGTAA
- a CDS encoding TldD/PmbA family protein codes for MSHQQQFEALVAVLKAGISPNEHFTLTYNAEASDFIRFNHGQVRQAGHVQQAGVTFKLIDDGRHADLELTLSGDAQVDGQRLSEALVQLRETLVSLAKDPYLLPNTEAWHSNNLQEPPLPDSGQVVEQITELSQGLDLVGFYAAGPVYRGFASSWGALGWHQANSFNFDWSLFHENGQAVKANYAGHDWDSEAFARRFNQAREQLEFLGRPLRTLEPGQYRAYLAPAALDEIIGMLCWGGFSAQALASKHSPLQRLYSGDTRFSPLFSLDEQVSGSLSPAFSREGYPRKDLSLIAGGEAREQLVDSSSAAEYGLQANGADNGEWPSALSMAGGTLEQEQILKQLGTGLYISNLWYLNFSDQSAARLTGMTRFATFWVEDGKIVAPVNTMRFDDSACSLLGNALENLTRERELILSASTYSQRQTASIQLPGALISKLTLTL; via the coding sequence ATGTCTCATCAACAGCAATTCGAGGCATTGGTCGCCGTCCTCAAGGCAGGTATCAGCCCGAACGAACACTTCACCCTGACCTACAACGCCGAAGCCTCGGACTTCATTCGCTTCAATCATGGCCAGGTCCGTCAGGCCGGGCATGTGCAGCAAGCCGGCGTGACCTTCAAACTGATCGATGACGGTCGGCATGCCGATCTGGAACTGACGCTTTCGGGCGATGCACAGGTCGACGGTCAGCGTTTGAGCGAGGCTTTGGTTCAACTGCGCGAAACCTTGGTATCACTCGCCAAGGACCCGTATCTGCTGCCCAATACCGAGGCCTGGCACAGCAACAACTTGCAAGAGCCGCCGTTGCCGGACAGCGGGCAAGTCGTGGAGCAGATCACCGAATTGTCACAAGGTCTGGATCTGGTGGGCTTTTACGCTGCCGGGCCGGTATATCGCGGCTTCGCCAGTTCCTGGGGCGCGCTGGGCTGGCATCAGGCAAATAGCTTCAATTTCGACTGGAGCCTGTTCCACGAAAACGGCCAGGCCGTTAAAGCCAACTATGCAGGTCATGATTGGGACAGCGAGGCCTTTGCCAGACGCTTCAATCAGGCTCGCGAGCAGTTGGAGTTTCTCGGTCGTCCGCTGCGCACTCTGGAGCCCGGTCAATACCGCGCTTATCTGGCACCTGCAGCACTGGATGAAATCATCGGCATGCTGTGCTGGGGCGGGTTTTCCGCACAGGCGCTGGCCAGCAAGCACAGCCCGTTGCAGCGGCTGTACAGCGGCGATACCCGTTTCAGCCCGCTGTTCAGCCTGGATGAACAGGTCAGCGGTTCGCTGTCACCGGCGTTCTCCCGCGAAGGTTATCCACGCAAGGACCTGTCCCTGATTGCCGGCGGCGAAGCCCGCGAGCAACTGGTCGACTCCAGCAGCGCCGCCGAATACGGCCTGCAAGCCAACGGCGCGGACAACGGCGAGTGGCCAAGCGCACTGAGCATGGCGGGCGGTACTCTGGAGCAGGAACAGATTCTCAAGCAGCTCGGCACTGGCCTGTATATCAGCAACCTCTGGTATCTGAATTTTTCCGATCAGTCTGCGGCACGCCTGACGGGCATGACCCGTTTTGCGACCTTCTGGGTCGAAGACGGCAAGATCGTGGCACCGGTCAATACCATGCGTTTTGATGACAGCGCTTGCAGCCTGCTGGGTAACGCCCTGGAAAACCTGACCCGCGAGCGGGAGCTGATTCTATCGGCCAGCACTTATAGCCAGCGCCAGACAGCCTCCATTCAGTTGCCTGGGGCTTTGATAAGCAAGCTGACATTGACGTTGTAG